The following are from one region of the Quercus robur chromosome 1, dhQueRobu3.1, whole genome shotgun sequence genome:
- the LOC126721346 gene encoding N-carbamoylputrescine amidase has translation MEKGRKVVVSALQFSCTDDVSTNVATAERLVRAAHAKGANIILIQELFEGYYFCQAQREDYFQRAKPYKGHPTILRMQNLAKELGVVIPVSFFEEANNAHYNSVAIVDADGTDLGLYRKSHIPDGPGYQEKFYFNPGDTGFKVFQTKFATIGIAICWDQWFPEAARAMVLQGAEILFYPTAIGSEPQDQGLDSRDHWKRVMQGHAGANLVPLVASNRIGKEIIETEHGKSEITFYGNSFIAGPTGEIISAADDKEEALLLAEFDLDKIKSKRKGWGVFRDRRPELYKVLLTLDGNSPTL, from the exons ATggaaaaagggagaaaagtAGTAGTCTCAGCTCTGCAGTTTTCTTGCACCGACGATGTCTCTACTAATGTCGCCACTGCCGAAAG GCTGGTTAGAGCTGCTCATGCAAAGGGTGCAAACATTATACTTATACAG GAACTTTTTGAGGGTTACTACTTCTGTCAGGCACAAAGAGAGGATTACTTTCAGCGAGCTAAGCCTTATAAGGGTCATCCAACAATTCTGAG GATGCAGAATCTTGCAAAAGAGTTGGGCGTGGTGATACCAGTTAGCTTCTTTGAAGAGGCTAATAATGCCCATTATAATTCAGTAGCCATAGTTGATGCTGATGGAACAGATCTTGGACTTTATAGAAAGTCCCATATCCCAGATGGACCAG GCTACCAagaaaaattctatttcaatccAGGAGACACTGGCTTTAAG GTTTTTCAGACTAAGTTTGCAACGATTGGAATTG CAATTTGTTGGGATCAGTGGTTTCCAGAGGCAGCCCGAGCTATGGTTCTTCAAGGTGCAGAGATATTGTTTTATCCTACTGCTATTGGTTCTGAACCTCAGGATCAGGGTCTTGATTCTCGTGATCACTGGAAGCGGGTAATGCAAGGGCATGCTGGGGCAAATTTG GTACCTCTAGTAGCTTCAAATCGCATAGGAAAGGAGATAATTGAGACAGAGCATGGAAAAAGTGAGATTACATTCTACGGGAACTCTTTTATAGCAG GACCTACTGGAGAAATTATTTCAGCTGCTGATGATAAAGAGGAGGCTTTGCTGCTTGCAGAATTTGATCTGGATAAGATCAAGTCCAAGAGAAAAGGCTGGGGAGTATTTCGTGATCGACGTCCAGAATTATACAAAGTGCTTCTGACTTTAGACGGAAACAGCCCCACACTGTGA
- the LOC126721372 gene encoding uncharacterized protein At2g27730, mitochondrial: protein MATRIATRFVSRRFSSSGKVLSEEEKAAENIYIKKVEQEKLEKLARKGPKPEEKPATSSGGSATDAKPTSSSSASGASTEKVSTDKYRNYAVLAGTITVFASLGWYLKGTAKKPEVQD from the exons ATGGCGACAAGGATAGCTACAAGATTTGTGTCTCGAAGGTTTTCCAGTAGTGGCAAAGTGCTTAGCGAGGAGGAAAAAGCTGCAGAAAATATTTACATTAAG AAAGTCGAGCAAGAGAAATTGGAGAAGCTTGCGCGGAAG GGCCCTAAACCAGAAGAAAAACCTGCCACAAGCTCAGGAGGATCAGCCACAGATGCCAAACCAACCAGCTCATCCTCAGCATCTGGAGCATCAACTGAAAAAGTATCCACTGACAAGTACCGGAACTATGCAGTTCTAGCTGGTACTATCACGGTTTTCGCTTCTCTTGGATGGTACCTTAAAGGTACTGCAAAGAAGCCAGAAGTCCAGGACTGA